In Lysinibacillus sp. FSL M8-0337, the following proteins share a genomic window:
- a CDS encoding ring-cleaving dioxygenase, whose translation MNHLKGIHHVTAITSSAEENYKFFTYVLGMRLVKKTVNQDDIQTYHLFFADDKGSAGTDMTFFDFPNIPKGVHGTNEISKTSFRVPTDAALVYWVKRFDRLNIKHTGIKEQFGKQTVSFVDFDDQQYQLISDENNEGVAAGTPWQDGPIPLEYAITGLGPIFVRVANFTYFKEMLEKVMLFTEIAAEGDFHLFEVGEGGNGAQIIVEYNTILPVARQGFGTVHHAAFRVADRAVLDEWTERLEGFGFNTSGYVNRHFFESLYARVAPQILFEWATDGPGFMGDEPYETLGEKLSLPPFLEPKRAQIEELVRPIDTVRSTIPFEKEYE comes from the coding sequence ATGAATCATTTAAAAGGGATTCACCATGTAACAGCGATAACAAGTAGTGCTGAAGAAAATTATAAATTTTTCACGTATGTACTAGGAATGCGTCTAGTAAAAAAAACAGTCAATCAAGACGATATACAAACATATCACCTATTTTTTGCAGATGATAAGGGTAGTGCAGGTACAGATATGACATTCTTTGACTTCCCGAACATACCAAAAGGTGTACATGGAACAAATGAAATTTCCAAAACATCATTTCGAGTACCAACGGATGCAGCATTAGTTTATTGGGTAAAGCGATTTGATCGCTTAAATATCAAACATACAGGCATTAAAGAACAGTTTGGTAAGCAGACCGTATCGTTTGTTGATTTTGACGATCAACAGTATCAACTTATATCTGATGAAAACAACGAAGGCGTTGCCGCAGGTACACCTTGGCAAGATGGTCCTATCCCCCTTGAATATGCTATTACTGGATTAGGGCCAATATTTGTGCGTGTTGCGAATTTTACTTATTTTAAAGAAATGTTAGAAAAAGTAATGCTCTTCACAGAAATAGCAGCAGAAGGAGACTTCCACTTATTTGAGGTAGGAGAGGGAGGGAACGGTGCACAAATTATTGTAGAATATAACACAATCTTACCAGTAGCCCGTCAAGGGTTTGGTACAGTGCACCATGCAGCATTCCGTGTAGCAGATCGAGCTGTTCTAGATGAATGGACAGAACGTTTAGAAGGCTTTGGCTTTAATACGTCTGGTTACGTTAACCGTCATTTCTTTGAATCGCTCTATGCACGTGTAGCACCTCAAATTTTATTTGAATGGGCGACAGATGGACCTGGCTTTATGGGAGATGAACCTTATGAAACATTGGGTGAAAAATTATCATTACCACCTTTCCTAGAGCCTAAGCGTGCACAAATAGAAGAACTTGTTCGACCAATTGATACTGTTAGAAGTACGATACCATTCGAGAAAGAATATGAATAA
- a CDS encoding ABC transporter ATP-binding protein: MTLEAKDVSFSIHDQCILEKVSIQIKDKQFVGLIGPNGSGKSTLLKNMYRLLKPENGTVLLNEQDIFKQSSKVIAKKLAVVSQETPVLFDFLVKDLVSMGRTPHKKLFELDNKDDFNIVKEALSQTGIAHLETRSFSSLSGGEKKRVMVARALAQQAQILILDEPTNHLDIQHQLQLMDLIQTLHLTVVAALHDLNMAAMYCDYIYVLQQGRIVQYGTPEEVLTPKLLRDVFGVCADIRTHPLTGKPYLTYLSASHSNNF, encoded by the coding sequence ATGACATTAGAAGCAAAGGATGTATCATTCTCCATTCATGATCAATGCATATTAGAGAAAGTAAGTATACAAATAAAAGATAAGCAGTTTGTTGGGTTAATTGGTCCTAATGGAAGTGGAAAGTCTACATTGCTAAAAAATATGTATCGTTTATTAAAGCCAGAAAACGGTACAGTGCTATTAAATGAGCAAGATATTTTTAAGCAATCGAGTAAAGTCATTGCAAAGAAATTAGCAGTTGTCAGTCAAGAAACGCCTGTGTTGTTCGACTTTTTAGTAAAAGATTTAGTGAGTATGGGAAGAACGCCGCATAAAAAGCTTTTTGAGCTGGACAATAAGGATGACTTTAATATTGTAAAAGAAGCCTTGTCTCAAACAGGTATTGCCCATTTAGAAACACGTAGTTTTAGTTCCCTTTCTGGAGGGGAAAAAAAGAGAGTAATGGTTGCGCGTGCACTTGCACAGCAAGCACAGATACTTATTTTAGATGAGCCGACAAATCATTTAGATATCCAGCATCAATTACAACTAATGGATTTAATTCAAACACTGCATTTGACGGTTGTCGCCGCCTTACATGATTTAAATATGGCAGCAATGTACTGCGACTACATTTATGTTTTACAACAAGGACGTATCGTTCAATATGGTACGCCAGAAGAAGTGTTAACGCCTAAGCTACTGCGTGATGTTTTTGGAGTATGCGCTGATATTCGAACACACCCACTAACAGGCAAACCCTATTTAACCTATTTAAGTGCCAGTCACTCAAACAATTTTTGA
- a CDS encoding nitroreductase family protein → MEFTKLIDKRRSANNFIEGITMTEEDIRPILEDVKLAPSAFNLQHAEYIVVLNQELKEKVREAAYGQYKVHSASGVILVLGDREAYKQTAHISQGMVDLGIITNCELDNLIDDNTKFYEERGEAFMKEDAIRNASLSAMLFMLAAKNRGWDTCPMIGFDQQQMRALFNVPATHEIVLMMTIGKEKESSQSLRGYRKPVEEFTTYY, encoded by the coding sequence ATGGAGTTTACAAAGTTAATAGATAAACGTCGATCGGCAAATAATTTTATAGAGGGAATTACAATGACGGAGGAGGATATCCGTCCCATTTTAGAAGATGTAAAGCTTGCACCTTCAGCATTCAACTTGCAACACGCGGAATATATTGTTGTGTTAAATCAAGAATTAAAAGAAAAAGTACGTGAGGCTGCATATGGGCAATATAAAGTACATTCAGCGTCCGGTGTGATTTTAGTATTAGGAGATAGAGAAGCTTACAAGCAAACGGCTCATATTAGTCAAGGTATGGTTGATTTAGGTATTATTACAAACTGTGAGCTTGACAATCTTATAGACGATAATACGAAATTTTACGAAGAACGTGGCGAAGCGTTTATGAAGGAGGATGCCATTCGTAATGCATCACTTTCGGCTATGCTCTTTATGTTAGCAGCTAAAAATCGCGGCTGGGATACATGTCCGATGATTGGCTTCGATCAACAACAAATGCGTGCACTATTCAATGTGCCAGCAACACATGAAATTGTACTGATGATGACAATCGGTAAGGAAAAGGAAAGCAGTCAGAGTTTAAGAGGGTATCGTAAACCAGTTGAAGAGTTTACTACTTATTATTAG
- a CDS encoding YdhK family protein — protein sequence MVVNKNRLLMIVAAIALLILSACADNTAKSESAHSDKTDHGEEMDHGDEMDHSMMNHSSSGEVPATLKTAENPKFPVGSKAILTDGHMSGMTGAEATIVGAYDTTAYIISFEPTTGGKTIENHKWVIHEELIDPGEAPLSPGTEVKTDATHMTGMENATVRIDDAVQTTVYMVDFALTTTGEEMKNHKWVTDSELATK from the coding sequence ATGGTGGTAAATAAAAATCGGCTCCTAATGATAGTGGCAGCAATTGCTTTACTAATACTTTCAGCTTGTGCTGATAATACAGCGAAATCAGAATCTGCTCATAGCGACAAAACAGACCACGGCGAAGAGATGGATCATGGGGATGAAATGGATCATTCCATGATGAATCATTCAAGCTCTGGTGAAGTTCCAGCCACTTTAAAAACAGCCGAAAATCCAAAATTCCCTGTCGGCAGTAAGGCTATTCTTACAGATGGCCATATGTCAGGAATGACAGGAGCCGAAGCGACAATTGTCGGCGCTTACGATACGACAGCATATATTATTTCATTTGAGCCTACTACTGGTGGTAAGACAATTGAAAATCATAAATGGGTGATTCATGAGGAATTAATCGACCCAGGTGAAGCACCTTTATCACCAGGAACAGAAGTAAAAACTGATGCTACCCATATGACAGGCATGGAAAATGCGACTGTACGCATTGATGATGCCGTACAAACTACTGTCTATATGGTCGATTTTGCTTTAACAACTACTGGTGAAGAAATGAAAAATCATAAATGGGTGACTGATAGCGAGCTAGCGACAAAATAA
- a CDS encoding DUF2653 family protein, translated as MAQIINEQDIINAICLSQAYHKNVRPEDVLVELTYEDETGFGAEVEINGQIEVLNTAAMIGALRVWIKDVLHGDPFSTGIELILDDEEGIIAKLS; from the coding sequence ATGGCACAAATAATTAACGAGCAAGATATTATTAATGCAATTTGTCTTTCACAGGCTTATCATAAAAATGTTCGCCCTGAAGACGTACTTGTTGAGCTAACTTACGAAGATGAGACTGGCTTCGGCGCGGAAGTCGAAATAAACGGTCAAATCGAAGTATTGAATACCGCTGCTATGATTGGCGCATTACGTGTATGGATTAAAGATGTTCTACACGGCGATCCTTTCTCAACTGGTATTGAGCTTATATTAGATGATGAAGAAGGCATTATTGCCAAACTATCATAG
- a CDS encoding HAMP domain-containing sensor histidine kinase, with translation MKKLSLKLGTIFFITLFCIETFMMLFLHLSLTNSRVDEELTNLQTTGNSHRKILEQNFEKETLSHILLMESRDNTDVVITDRAGKILATSSQHLDIKAYLQKLGASVPYDGRVLENNWQDEKYIATVSPIQKQQKTIGYVFMFQNTDSIHALMERLNKHFLIVGLVSGLVTIVVIIVLSRKLARPLIEMKEATLKMSNGDFTVDLSTNGQDELSDLANAIQLLSDDLNHLREERKEFLSSIAHELRTPITFIKGYTDILYKRDLSERDRQKYLRIIIEETNRLSRLIKELFDLAKMDENAFVINKECLHLDDFVASIEAKLRPAFHEKHIDLFVQCEAGLTLLADTIRLEQIILNLLNNALTYCSSGDSTFLQVERNNHCVSIIIKDTGKGIPQKDLPYIFERFYRVDKSRTRANGGLGLGLAIVKELVQAHGGEITVVSEENKGTTFKLLFKE, from the coding sequence ATGAAAAAACTTTCACTAAAGCTTGGTACTATCTTTTTTATCACATTATTTTGCATAGAAACGTTTATGATGTTATTTTTGCATCTTTCTTTGACGAATTCGAGAGTTGATGAAGAATTAACAAACTTGCAGACAACGGGTAATTCGCATCGAAAGATATTGGAGCAAAATTTCGAAAAGGAAACGTTATCACATATATTATTAATGGAATCCCGAGATAATACAGACGTTGTCATAACAGATCGTGCTGGCAAAATTTTAGCTACTTCTTCGCAACACCTTGATATAAAAGCATATTTACAGAAGCTTGGAGCAAGCGTACCTTATGATGGTCGGGTGCTAGAGAACAATTGGCAAGATGAAAAGTATATAGCGACCGTTAGTCCAATTCAAAAACAGCAAAAGACCATTGGCTATGTTTTTATGTTCCAAAATACAGATTCTATCCATGCCTTAATGGAGCGATTAAATAAACACTTTCTAATTGTTGGGCTTGTGTCGGGATTGGTGACCATTGTAGTGATTATTGTGTTATCTAGAAAGCTAGCTCGTCCATTAATTGAAATGAAAGAAGCAACATTAAAAATGAGTAATGGGGATTTTACAGTAGACCTTTCAACAAATGGTCAAGATGAATTAAGTGATCTTGCGAATGCTATTCAACTTTTATCTGATGACTTAAATCATTTACGAGAGGAAAGGAAGGAATTTTTATCGAGTATTGCTCATGAGCTGCGAACACCGATTACGTTTATAAAAGGTTATACAGATATTCTTTATAAACGAGATTTATCGGAACGAGATCGTCAAAAGTATTTACGTATTATTATTGAGGAAACGAATCGATTATCACGGTTAATAAAAGAATTATTTGATTTAGCAAAAATGGATGAAAACGCATTTGTTATAAACAAAGAATGTCTTCATCTGGATGACTTTGTGGCAAGTATTGAGGCAAAGTTAAGACCTGCTTTTCATGAAAAACACATTGACCTTTTTGTGCAATGTGAAGCGGGCCTAACTTTATTGGCTGATACAATAAGATTGGAGCAAATTATTTTGAATTTGTTAAATAATGCGCTGACTTATTGTTCCTCAGGCGATTCGACTTTCTTACAAGTGGAAAGAAACAATCATTGCGTATCAATCATTATAAAAGATACCGGAAAAGGAATTCCACAGAAGGATTTACCTTATATTTTTGAACGTTTTTATAGGGTAGATAAATCTCGTACGCGTGCCAATGGCGGTTTAGGATTAGGACTTGCCATTGTAAAGGAGCTCGTTCAAGCACATGGAGGGGAAATTACCGTTGTTAGTGAGGAAAACAAAGGGACTACTTTTAAATTATTGTTTAAGGAGTAG
- a CDS encoding NADPH-dependent FMN reductase, whose amino-acid sequence MKVVAIVGSIRKESYNMQLAKFIQKRYTEKFELEVLSLRDLPMYDQDIENEAPQTVLDFKAKVKAADAVLWITPEYNGTVPGVMVNAIDWLSRVDKVMIGKPSFMMGASMGNLGTVKAQLHLRDILFSPGINSPLLSGNDVYIGAVHTKFDTEGNLTDEGTVKFLDSVFENFLNWVKNYI is encoded by the coding sequence GTGAAAGTAGTAGCAATCGTAGGTAGTATCCGTAAAGAATCTTATAATATGCAATTAGCAAAGTTTATACAAAAACGTTATACAGAAAAGTTTGAACTAGAAGTATTAAGCTTACGAGATTTACCAATGTACGATCAAGATATTGAAAATGAAGCACCACAAACGGTCTTGGATTTCAAAGCCAAAGTAAAAGCGGCAGACGCGGTACTGTGGATCACACCAGAATATAACGGAACGGTGCCAGGGGTTATGGTAAACGCGATAGATTGGCTATCACGTGTGGATAAAGTAATGATTGGCAAACCTTCCTTTATGATGGGTGCATCTATGGGGAACTTAGGAACGGTTAAAGCACAATTACATTTACGAGATATTTTATTCTCTCCTGGCATTAATTCACCATTATTAAGTGGTAATGATGTTTATATTGGCGCTGTTCATACAAAATTTGATACAGAAGGTAATTTAACAGATGAAGGAACTGTGAAATTCCTTGATTCAGTATTTGAAAACTTTTTAAATTGGGTTAAAAATTATATTTAA
- a CDS encoding S-layer homology domain-containing protein, with product MQFSKKFRFLAASMLALQLTIPVGANAENKEDHIAPSWVVQADYIALGDSLAHGMNEVGVIGLGYTDFVAQALQQEGLLTSYNKGFAYSGYTTKNVLADLQNDVEKPVTGFGYTNDRAKLRTSIQEAELITLTAGANDLLPILKQSSTTGIDTAAIIKVSQEAINNIGAIINEIKKLNPQVQIYVMGYYNSFPYYSEDLQTQFKMLLGIMNASIKTTAEKAGAIFVPTYDVVAKDVPNFLPNPENIHLSEAGYLAVAKQAFLPAIKASALWDASSAIQVNVNSSTAATVKWLAATDNEGVTNYHVYLNNKLYSTVDANQTAITLDSLAENTAYTVAIKALDAAGNESVQSPTASFTTGSKVQFLDIENHWAREFIHKAAERGIMKGYVDGTFRPEQNITRAQAAAMLVRSLGLTTTSKAPFTDIASYDAETQSEIAAAYAHGLVKGIDGKFNPSQPITRAQLALMMNRAYEKQFNQTYVVKDQTPFTDITSYNEETKNAITMLYELGIVAGSEGRFSPEASTKRSHAAKILVNFSERLK from the coding sequence ATGCAATTTTCAAAAAAATTTCGTTTTTTAGCTGCTAGCATGCTAGCTTTACAATTAACAATACCTGTAGGTGCGAATGCGGAAAATAAAGAAGATCACATAGCGCCAAGCTGGGTTGTACAGGCTGATTACATAGCGTTAGGTGATTCATTAGCACATGGTATGAATGAAGTAGGCGTCATTGGCTTAGGCTATACAGATTTTGTAGCACAAGCATTACAACAAGAAGGTTTACTTACATCCTATAATAAAGGGTTTGCCTATTCAGGGTATACAACTAAAAATGTGTTAGCAGACTTACAAAATGATGTAGAAAAACCAGTGACGGGATTTGGTTATACAAACGACCGTGCAAAGCTTAGAACTTCAATTCAAGAAGCAGAGCTGATTACGTTAACTGCTGGTGCTAATGATTTATTGCCAATTTTAAAACAATCGTCAACAACTGGTATTGATACAGCCGCCATTATAAAGGTATCCCAAGAAGCTATAAATAATATAGGGGCAATAATCAATGAAATAAAAAAGTTAAATCCACAGGTACAAATTTATGTGATGGGCTATTATAATTCTTTCCCTTATTATAGCGAAGACTTGCAAACACAGTTTAAAATGCTTTTAGGTATCATGAATGCCTCTATTAAAACAACTGCTGAAAAAGCAGGGGCAATATTTGTGCCAACATATGACGTAGTAGCGAAAGATGTACCTAACTTTTTGCCAAATCCAGAAAACATTCATTTAAGTGAAGCAGGTTATTTAGCGGTAGCAAAGCAGGCATTTTTACCAGCTATAAAAGCAAGTGCACTATGGGATGCATCTTCAGCAATCCAAGTCAATGTCAATAGTAGTACAGCGGCGACTGTAAAATGGCTGGCGGCGACTGATAATGAAGGTGTTACGAACTATCATGTGTATTTGAATAATAAGCTCTATTCTACGGTCGATGCCAATCAAACTGCTATCACACTTGATAGTTTAGCAGAAAATACTGCATATACTGTTGCTATAAAAGCGTTAGATGCGGCTGGTAATGAAAGTGTTCAAAGTCCAACAGCAAGTTTTACAACAGGCAGTAAAGTCCAATTTTTAGATATAGAAAATCATTGGGCAAGGGAGTTCATTCACAAAGCGGCTGAAAGAGGCATTATGAAGGGCTATGTTGATGGTACTTTTAGACCTGAACAAAATATTACACGCGCTCAAGCAGCAGCCATGCTTGTTAGAAGCTTAGGTTTAACAACAACTAGCAAAGCGCCTTTCACAGATATAGCGAGCTATGATGCCGAAACGCAGTCAGAAATTGCCGCTGCTTATGCACATGGTCTTGTGAAGGGCATTGATGGCAAGTTTAATCCAAGCCAGCCTATTACGCGCGCGCAATTAGCATTAATGATGAATCGTGCTTATGAAAAACAGTTTAACCAAACATATGTGGTGAAAGATCAAACACCGTTTACCGATATAACTAGCTACAATGAGGAAACGAAAAATGCGATCACAATGCTGTATGAGCTTGGTATTGTTGCAGGAAGTGAAGGAAGATTTTCTCCTGAAGCCTCAACAAAGAGAAGCCATGCTGCTAAAATATTAGTGAACTTTAGTGAACGTTTGAAATAA
- a CDS encoding response regulator transcription factor, translated as MKTLLLIDDEPRMLELLTLYLEPSFHCIARSSVRDALEYLEEHHIDLVLLDIMMPDMDGWQVCQEIRKFWDVPVIMLTAKGEQADIIKGLNLGADDYILKPFDEEELLARIQAVLRRTKAEEIVINFEGLRLNKESFELSFHQEMISLTPKEFSMLALFLDYQNKVFSREHLINTVWGYNVAIEDRTIDSHVRNLRDKLRKSGFPVDDYLQTVWGIGYKWHKSGDKKVLE; from the coding sequence ATGAAAACATTATTATTAATTGACGATGAACCAAGGATGTTAGAGTTACTGACCCTGTATCTTGAACCTTCTTTTCATTGCATTGCTAGGTCGTCTGTGAGAGATGCTTTAGAATATTTAGAAGAACATCATATCGATTTAGTGCTGTTAGACATAATGATGCCTGATATGGATGGCTGGCAAGTATGCCAGGAAATAAGGAAGTTTTGGGACGTGCCGGTGATTATGCTTACGGCAAAAGGGGAACAGGCTGATATTATAAAAGGGTTAAATCTTGGAGCTGACGACTATATTTTAAAGCCTTTCGATGAGGAAGAATTGTTAGCGCGTATACAGGCTGTTTTAAGAAGAACAAAGGCTGAAGAAATCGTTATTAATTTCGAAGGGCTACGCTTAAATAAAGAATCCTTTGAGTTATCTTTTCACCAAGAGATGATTTCTTTAACGCCAAAAGAATTTTCGATGTTAGCCTTATTTCTTGATTATCAAAATAAAGTTTTCTCAAGAGAACATTTAATCAACACTGTATGGGGATATAATGTAGCAATTGAAGACCGAACGATTGATTCACATGTCCGCAATTTACGGGATAAGCTTCGAAAAAGTGGCTTTCCAGTGGATGATTATTTACAGACAGTGTGGGGAATCGGCTATAAATGGCATAAAAGCGGTGACAAAAAGGTTTTAGAATGA
- a CDS encoding MarR family transcriptional regulator → MKEENRYLKAFTIMFRAYQSVQDATKKDLLQYDLNQTEFGVLDFLYHNGEQPIQVIGKKILVASSSITYVIDKLEQKDFVCRRACANDRRVTYAVLTDEGQVLMDRIFPLHEQKINEIFQVLDQQELEIMNMALKKVGLNAINK, encoded by the coding sequence ATGAAGGAAGAAAATCGGTATTTAAAAGCTTTTACGATTATGTTCCGCGCTTATCAATCTGTTCAGGATGCAACCAAAAAAGATTTGCTTCAGTACGATTTAAACCAAACGGAATTTGGGGTACTAGATTTTTTATATCATAATGGCGAACAGCCTATTCAAGTAATTGGTAAGAAAATTTTAGTTGCAAGTAGTAGTATTACGTATGTGATTGATAAGCTGGAGCAAAAAGATTTTGTTTGTCGACGAGCTTGTGCTAATGACCGACGTGTCACGTATGCAGTGTTAACAGATGAGGGACAGGTTTTAATGGATAGAATTTTCCCGCTCCATGAACAGAAGATAAATGAAATTTTTCAAGTATTGGACCAGCAGGAGTTGGAAATAATGAATATGGCTTTAAAAAAGGTCGGTCTTAATGCTATTAATAAATAA
- a CDS encoding YusW family protein, protein MRIYKNLLVFSLATGLLYGCNKDEVKDVPANAPTEQNTNQQAGENVTDQVPFNFLEFALDVDYSPTESYEIEYENKKTGLEVKLKDDRNNERIQGDEAYTKVEPLLKQLTFDSTTPNDEVIEQVIKVFNIKDDYQSIEVEVEFADGTEKEFKRLK, encoded by the coding sequence ATGCGAATTTATAAAAACTTATTAGTATTCTCATTAGCGACAGGTTTACTTTATGGTTGTAATAAAGATGAGGTAAAAGACGTACCTGCAAATGCTCCAACTGAGCAAAATACAAATCAACAAGCTGGCGAAAATGTCACTGACCAAGTACCTTTTAACTTTTTGGAATTTGCATTGGATGTCGATTATTCGCCAACAGAATCTTATGAAATTGAATATGAAAATAAGAAGACCGGTTTAGAGGTTAAATTAAAAGATGATCGCAACAATGAAAGAATACAAGGTGATGAGGCTTATACGAAGGTCGAACCATTATTGAAGCAGCTAACGTTTGATTCAACAACACCGAATGATGAAGTAATTGAGCAGGTTATTAAAGTATTTAATATTAAAGATGATTACCAATCCATTGAGGTAGAAGTGGAATTTGCGGATGGAACAGAAAAAGAGTTTAAACGATTGAAGTAA
- a CDS encoding endonuclease Q family protein, which yields MSGRAVKITGSKTLTLARILEMASAKKGLDIIGIIDCHSPEVIAEMNIMLQQGELKELSQGGLRFQGTTLIPGSEIEIYDSSCYGPIHVLAYFPTIQVMENFSNWMSQYMKNIHLSSQRIYCEGRAVQQKVRELGGLFIPAHVFTPFKSLFGKGVHVSLTEVFNPQLIDAIELGLSSDTNMVKNIKELQAYTFVTNSDAHSLGKMAREYQKLKLMAANFSELKMALHEQDGRAVVANYGLNPLLGKYYQTVCANCGKQLSADDTLCPSCASTKIIKGVATRIKELSEPYVDERERPPYIHQVPLDFIPGLGPKMMERLLHAFGTEMTILHRITTEQLEEIVPHKIATMIDLARTGQLHIEVGGGGVYGKVQHK from the coding sequence ATGAGTGGGCGCGCAGTGAAAATTACTGGGAGTAAAACGTTAACATTAGCACGGATTTTAGAGATGGCTAGCGCCAAAAAAGGGCTTGATATTATCGGCATTATTGATTGTCATTCACCAGAAGTCATTGCTGAAATGAATATAATGTTACAACAAGGCGAACTAAAGGAGTTATCGCAAGGTGGACTCCGGTTTCAAGGAACAACGCTTATTCCAGGTTCTGAAATCGAAATATATGATAGCTCCTGCTATGGACCAATTCATGTGCTAGCTTATTTCCCTACTATTCAAGTGATGGAGAATTTTTCGAATTGGATGAGCCAGTATATGAAAAATATTCATTTAAGTTCACAACGTATTTATTGTGAAGGTCGAGCTGTACAACAAAAAGTGCGGGAATTAGGAGGCCTTTTTATTCCAGCACATGTTTTTACGCCATTTAAAAGTTTATTTGGAAAAGGTGTTCATGTAAGCTTAACAGAAGTATTCAATCCACAGCTTATAGATGCTATAGAGCTTGGTTTAAGTTCTGATACTAATATGGTCAAAAACATAAAAGAACTTCAAGCCTATACATTTGTTACAAACTCTGATGCACATTCGCTTGGGAAAATGGCTCGTGAATATCAAAAACTAAAATTAATGGCGGCTAATTTTAGCGAATTAAAGATGGCGCTCCATGAACAGGACGGGCGGGCAGTAGTGGCGAATTATGGGTTAAATCCATTGCTCGGCAAATATTATCAAACTGTTTGTGCTAATTGTGGTAAACAGTTAAGTGCAGATGATACCCTTTGTCCATCCTGTGCAAGTACGAAAATTATTAAAGGTGTTGCGACACGTATTAAGGAACTATCAGAGCCGTATGTTGATGAACGTGAGAGACCACCTTACATCCATCAAGTTCCACTCGATTTTATACCAGGTTTAGGTCCGAAAATGATGGAAAGACTATTACATGCATTTGGGACTGAAATGACTATTTTACACCGTATCACGACCGAGCAACTCGAGGAAATTGTGCCACATAAAATAGCTACAATGATTGATTTAGCGAGAACGGGACAATTACATATCGAGGTTGGTGGTGGAGGTGTCTATGGAAAGGTACAGCATAAATAG
- a CDS encoding iron chelate uptake ABC transporter family permease subunit, translating into MNKKFMLFSLTLFLALIASMTVAIMIGSVSVTPLHVWKVILSKMPFFSSSVEADWSRSQEIIIWQIRVPRVILAAVVGAGLAVAGAAVQALVRNSIADPYILGISSGATVGATAVIILGAFSFLGIYALSVSAFLGSFMAIVLVFLLSRVGGRISIFRLLLAGMAVSFILSATSNFMLMMSKEEGGMKAVMYWMLGSLAGAKWSNLLIPVIVFFSVFGLLWLYYRNLNLLLLGEEAAVTLGVNLQQFRIQLIVLVSLLTGVLVAVSGSIGFVGLIIPHIVRLLVGSNYKHVIPISALLGGIFLVWADALARVLIAPEEMPIGIITAFCGGPFLIWLLRRNNYSFGEGD; encoded by the coding sequence ATGAATAAAAAATTTATGTTATTTTCTTTGACCCTTTTTCTAGCGCTTATTGCGTCTATGACAGTGGCCATTATGATTGGGTCTGTGTCAGTTACGCCGTTACATGTATGGAAGGTAATTCTTTCAAAAATGCCATTTTTTTCTAGTTCTGTAGAGGCGGATTGGAGTCGCTCGCAAGAGATTATTATATGGCAAATCCGTGTTCCTCGCGTTATCCTAGCGGCTGTTGTTGGTGCAGGCTTAGCGGTTGCTGGTGCTGCTGTTCAAGCACTAGTCCGTAATTCGATAGCCGATCCGTATATTTTAGGTATTTCTTCGGGAGCAACAGTGGGCGCAACGGCTGTCATTATTTTAGGGGCGTTTTCATTTTTAGGCATCTACGCCCTTTCAGTCTCAGCTTTTTTAGGTTCTTTTATGGCAATTGTCTTGGTATTTTTGTTGTCGCGTGTAGGAGGCCGTATTTCGATTTTTCGCCTTTTACTAGCGGGGATGGCGGTGTCCTTTATCTTATCCGCTACTTCGAATTTTATGTTAATGATGTCTAAGGAAGAAGGCGGTATGAAGGCCGTTATGTATTGGATGTTAGGCAGTCTCGCAGGAGCAAAATGGAGTAATTTATTAATTCCAGTCATTGTCTTTTTTAGCGTATTTGGGTTGTTGTGGCTATACTATCGAAATCTGAATTTATTACTACTTGGGGAAGAAGCGGCCGTCACGTTAGGGGTGAATCTTCAACAGTTTCGCATACAGCTAATAGTACTCGTATCTTTACTGACAGGTGTGCTCGTTGCAGTAAGTGGTTCCATCGGGTTTGTTGGTTTAATTATTCCGCATATCGTACGCTTGCTAGTTGGCTCTAATTATAAACATGTTATCCCCATAAGTGCATTGTTAGGGGGGATTTTTCTAGTTTGGGCTGATGCGTTAGCGCGTGTATTGATAGCCCCAGAAGAAATGCCGATTGGTATTATTACTGCTTTTTGTGGAGGACCATTTTTAATTTGGCTATTACGTCGAAACAATTATTCATTTGGTGAAGGAGATTAA